The following coding sequences lie in one Pan paniscus chromosome X, NHGRI_mPanPan1-v2.0_pri, whole genome shotgun sequence genomic window:
- the AWAT2 gene encoding acyl-CoA wax alcohol acyltransferase 2, giving the protein MLLPSKKDLKTVLDVFAVFQWSFSALLITTTVIAVNLYLVVFTPYWPVTVLILTWLAFDWKTPQRGGRRFTCVRHWRLWKHYSDYFPLKLLKTHDICPSRNYILVCHPHGLFAHGWFGHFATEASGFSKIFPGITPYILTLGAFFWMPFLREYVMSTGACSVSRSSIDFLLTHKGTGNMVIVVIGGLAECRYSLPGSSTLVLKNRSGFVRMALQHGVPLIPAYAFGETDLYDQHIFTPGGFVNRFQKWFQSMVHIYPCAFYGRGFTKNSWGLLPYSRPVTTIVGEPLPMPKIENPSQEIVAKYHTLYIDALRKLFDQHKTKFGISETQELEII; this is encoded by the exons ATGCTCTTGCCCTCTAAGAAGGACCTCAAGACTGTCCTGGATGTCTTTGCTGTTTTCCAGTGGTCCTTCAGTGCCTTGCTTATCA CAACCACTGTGATTGCTGTCAACCTCTACCTGGTGGTGTTCACACCATACTGGCCTGTCACTGTGCTTATTCTTACCTGGCTGGCTTTTGACTGGAAGACCCCTCAGCGAG GCGGCCGCCGGTTTACCTGTGTGAGGCACTGGCGCCTGTGGAAACACTACAGCGATTATTTCCCTCTCAAG CTTCTGAAGACTCATGACATCTGCCCCAGCCGCAACTACATCCTCGTCTGCCACCCTCATGGGCTCTTTGCCCATGGATGGTTTGGCCACTTTGCCACAGAGGCCTCAGGCTTCTCCAAGATATTTCCTGGCATCACCCCTTACATACTCACACTGGGAGCCTTTTTCTGGATGCCTTTCCTCAGAGAATATGTAATGTCTACAG GGGCCTGCTCTGTGAGTCGATCCTCCATTGACTTTCTGCTGACTCATAAAGGCACAGGCAACATGGTCATTGTGGTGATTGGTGGACTGGCTGAGTGCAGATACAGCCTGCCAGGTTCTTCTACCCTGGTGTTGAAGAACCGGTCTGGCTTTGTGCGCATGGCCCTTCAGCATGG GGTGCCTCTAATACCTGCCTATGCCTTTGGGGAGACGGACCTCTATGATCAGCACATTTTCACTCCTGGTGGCTTTGTCAACCGCTTCCAGAAGTGGTTCCAGAGCATGGTACACATCTACCCTTGTGCTTTCTATGGACGTGGCTTCACCAAGAACTCCTGGGGCCTTCTGCCCTATAGTCGGCCTGTAACCACCATCG TCGGGGAGCCTCTACCAATGCCCAAGATTGAGAATCCAAGCCAGGAGATCGTGGCTAAATATCACACACTCTATATTGATGCCCTACGTAAACTGTTTGACCAGCATAAGACCAAGTTTGGTATCTCAGagacccaggagctggagataaTTTGA
- the OTUD6A gene encoding OTU domain-containing protein 6A, which translates to MDDPKSEKQRILRRHQRERQELQAQIRSLKNSVPKTDKTKRKQLLQDVARMEAEMAQKHRQELEKFQDDSSIESVVEDLAKMNLENRPPRSSKAHRKRVRMESEERESQESIFQAEMSEHLAGFQREEEEKLAAILGARGLEMKAIPADGHCMYRAIQDQLVFSESVEMLRCRTASYMKEHVDDFLPFFSNPETSDSFGYDDFMIYCDNIVRTAAWGGQLELRALSHVLKTPIEVIQADSPNLVIGEEYVKKPIVLVYLRYAYSLGEHYNSVTPLEAGAAGGVLPRLL; encoded by the coding sequence ATGGATGATCCGAAGAGTGAAAAGCAGCGCATACTGCGCCGCCACCAACGCGAGAGGCAGGAGCTGCAGGCCCAGATCCGGAGCTTAAAAAACTCGGTCCCCAAGACCGACAAGACGAAAAGAAAGCAGTTGCTCCAAGACGTGGCCCGCATGGAGGCCGAGATGGCTCAGAAGCACCGGCAGGAGCTGGAGAAGTTCCAAGACGACAGTAGCATTGAATCTGTCGTCGAAGACCTGGCCAAGATGAATCTGGAAAACCGGCCTCCCCGCTCCTCCAAAGCCCACAGAAAGAGAGTAAGAATGGAGTCCGAGGAGAGGGAGAGCCAGGAGAGCATCTTCCAGGCTGAGATGTCGGAGCACCTGGCCGGCTTCCAGCGCGAGGAGGAGGAGAAGCTCGCCGCCATCCTGGGAGCCAGGGGTCTGGAGATGAAAGCGATCCCGGCCGACGGCCACTGCATGTACCGCGCCATCCAAGACCAGCTGGTGTTCAGCGAGTCTGTGGAGATGCTGCGCTGCCGCACCGCCAGCTACATGAAGGAGCACGTCGACGACTTCCTGCCCTTCTTCAGCAACCCCGAGACCAGCGACTCCTTCGGCTACGACGACTTCATGATCTACTGCGACAACATCGTGCGCACCGCGGCATGGGGAGGCCAGCTGGAGCTGAGGGCCCTGTCGCACGTCCTGAAGACCCCCATCGAGGTGATCCAGGCCGACTCGCCCAACTTGGTCATCGGGGAGGAGTACGTCAAGAAGCCGATCGTCCTGGTCTACCTGCGCTATGCCTACAGCCTCGGCGAGCACTACAACTCCGTGACACCGCTCGAGGCCGGCGCCGCCGGGGGCGTGCTCCCGCGTCTCCTGTAG